The proteins below are encoded in one region of Pirellulales bacterium:
- a CDS encoding type II secretion system protein, which produces MRIRASRIAPRAGFTLVELMMSLIIIGMLASLLGVAVTFAINAAKNAATKVDIANLDTALQSYKNNYGSEYPACMAIPAVQNANSNSAPSPSRYDLFNRSLRKRFSRLTNNYQAQWLNNTNDVAWYLANNWSVRDLSNPSGAPIPLDLDNMDAAESLVFWLAGPPAAYDTTTSQFTTNNVLWGFSANPTNPFAVKGSRLPSLYEFDETRLTDVDGDGWPEYTPKGSTNKITGVPPFVYFEPNSYSYKFLNQTMVATYPGFFPIVLGSPYGAPQGSLSTLVTGSMPTNPHTVYQTPARSGHKTTDMAAEWGFAVPYATTQQLLPWSPKKFQLIAGGLDYEYGGSQYEIAGAGRQYVPVVPQTANQGSQVYVTTGDNDNLTNFIDSKIEDNVPQ; this is translated from the coding sequence GTGAGGATCCGTGCTTCGCGCATCGCACCGCGAGCCGGCTTTACGCTCGTCGAACTAATGATGTCGCTGATCATCATCGGCATGCTGGCATCGCTCTTGGGCGTGGCAGTCACCTTCGCGATTAACGCCGCCAAGAATGCCGCCACGAAGGTCGACATCGCGAACCTCGACACAGCGCTGCAGTCGTACAAGAACAACTACGGCAGCGAATACCCAGCCTGCATGGCGATACCGGCTGTGCAGAATGCAAATTCGAACAGCGCGCCGAGTCCGTCTCGATACGACTTGTTCAACCGGTCATTGCGAAAGCGCTTTTCTCGGTTGACCAACAACTATCAAGCGCAGTGGCTGAACAACACGAACGATGTCGCTTGGTACTTGGCTAACAATTGGAGTGTCCGCGACCTGTCTAATCCCAGCGGCGCGCCGATCCCCCTGGATCTAGATAACATGGATGCTGCCGAGTCGCTGGTATTTTGGCTTGCTGGTCCGCCTGCCGCATACGACACGACGACGTCGCAGTTTACGACCAACAATGTTCTGTGGGGCTTTAGCGCCAACCCAACGAATCCGTTTGCTGTGAAGGGTTCGCGTCTCCCCTCGCTCTATGAATTCGATGAAACACGTCTTACGGACGTCGATGGCGACGGTTGGCCCGAGTACACTCCCAAGGGAAGCACCAATAAAATCACGGGCGTACCCCCATTCGTCTATTTCGAGCCGAACAGCTACTCGTACAAGTTCCTGAATCAAACGATGGTCGCGACCTACCCCGGTTTCTTTCCTATCGTGCTGGGCTCTCCGTACGGTGCCCCCCAAGGCTCGCTTTCGACACTCGTGACCGGCTCCATGCCGACTAACCCGCATACCGTCTATCAAACACCGGCGAGATCAGGTCATAAAACCACTGACATGGCGGCGGAATGGGGTTTTGCTGTTCCCTACGCGACGACGCAACAGCTCCTGCCCTGGAGCCCCAAGAAGTTTCAGTTGATTGCCGGCGGATTGGACTACGAATACGGCGGCTCGCAGTATGAAATTGCAGGCGCCGGGCGCCAGTACGTACCCGTCGTTCCGCAGACTGCCAATCAGGGGTCGCAGGTGTACGTCACCACAGGGGACAACGACAACCTGACCAACTTCATCGATTCGAAGATCGAGGATAACGTCCCCCAATAG
- a CDS encoding prepilin-type N-terminal cleavage/methylation domain-containing protein produces MNDRKNKNRCLSLGHSGATLVELLVVLVIFSLLAASAIPMLAPIMSNRQVREGARIVSSTLTGARNRAMQSGRPYAVVLDRLAGLPEASVSLSYAEVPLPYTGDSLSSVVAVSSGLITFIGVPSPSTGPTDPSNSTNVPSTDVGWIGTIRVGDLIRFNNQGSYFQLWPNPIATANSSPQAFYQPPLSTTLNPAPAVGTYTIDPATSVSYHWQIVAVTGTGGLSAPADGFYRFQILRQPVRSAAAGVTLPGSTVIDLNFSGFDVPNQQITQASTLLSAYGYTYSFQPIWPRPGTSGGSGSPLGGSAPDTSSIIIMFAPSGAIDTVWCWGNDSATTQGIASSLPCPIPIPIKPLTPIHLLIGHREFVPLPTSPPHIISPANASAPFDPGDSNFKPYLNWQDMTSLWVSIDNKSGTISTAENNVSATAFNNGGYGVYNGTPGYGSYVEIMESRQLAIEMQRLGGR; encoded by the coding sequence GTGAACGACCGCAAGAATAAGAATCGATGCCTATCTCTCGGCCACAGCGGCGCGACGCTCGTCGAGCTATTGGTCGTGCTGGTGATCTTCTCGCTTCTGGCGGCGTCTGCCATTCCGATGCTCGCGCCGATCATGTCGAACCGGCAGGTGCGTGAGGGGGCCCGCATCGTCAGTTCCACGCTCACCGGGGCGCGGAATCGTGCCATGCAGTCGGGCCGGCCCTATGCGGTGGTCCTCGATCGGCTCGCCGGCCTGCCCGAGGCGAGCGTTTCACTGAGTTACGCCGAAGTGCCGCTCCCCTACACCGGTGATTCACTTTCGTCGGTCGTGGCTGTGTCGAGCGGATTGATCACTTTCATCGGCGTTCCATCTCCGAGCACCGGGCCGACCGACCCGTCGAACTCCACCAATGTCCCGTCAACGGACGTCGGCTGGATTGGCACGATTCGCGTCGGCGATCTCATCCGCTTCAACAATCAGGGATCGTATTTCCAGCTTTGGCCGAACCCGATAGCCACGGCGAATAGTTCGCCGCAGGCTTTCTACCAACCGCCTCTTTCCACGACATTGAATCCCGCGCCCGCGGTCGGCACGTACACGATCGATCCTGCGACTTCTGTTTCCTATCATTGGCAAATCGTCGCGGTCACGGGCACCGGCGGTTTAAGTGCGCCCGCAGATGGCTTCTATCGATTTCAAATCCTCCGTCAGCCAGTTCGCAGCGCAGCGGCGGGGGTCACGTTGCCGGGCTCGACCGTCATCGACTTGAACTTCTCGGGATTCGATGTGCCGAACCAACAAATCACACAAGCAAGCACGTTGCTGTCGGCCTACGGATACACCTATTCGTTTCAGCCCATTTGGCCGCGTCCCGGAACGAGTGGTGGCTCTGGATCGCCACTGGGGGGCAGTGCGCCTGACACGTCGTCGATCATCATCATGTTCGCCCCGTCAGGCGCGATCGATACCGTCTGGTGCTGGGGCAACGACTCGGCGACCACTCAGGGAATAGCGTCGTCGCTCCCCTGTCCTATTCCGATACCCATCAAGCCGCTGACGCCGATTCATTTGCTGATCGGCCATCGCGAATTCGTGCCGCTGCCGACGTCGCCGCCGCACATCATCTCACCCGCTAACGCCAGCGCGCCGTTCGACCCGGGCGACTCGAATTTCAAGCCCTACCTGAACTGGCAGGACATGACCAGTCTGTGGGTTTCGATCGACAACAAGTCCGGTACGATCAGCACCGCCGAGAACAATGTCTCGGCCACGGCCTTCAATAACGGCGGCTACGGCGTGTACAACGGCACGCCCGGCTACGGGTCGTACGTCGAGATCATGGAATCCCGCCAACTGGCGATCGAAATGCAAAGGCTGGGGGGACGATAG
- a CDS encoding type II secretion system F family protein: MPTFQFEAMDATGQEIKDLIEAPSEEEAQATIRQMGYFVTKISVKKARKAAAEKKKSGKKKSFAIGGVKSKVLTTFTRQLSILQDAGLPILRSLRILEGQQKGGRLKNSLIDVCDDIESGSTLSEAMSKQHKAFDRLYVNMIKAGEAGGALEIILRRLAEFQEKSESLKRKVKGALVYPVVVITVAVGILVFIMYKIVPEFIKIFDGFGLKLPAMTVLLVNLSYATVHYWYLIPVIPISFWLTVKLIRKFRHGRVGWDTFLLKIPVFGQIIEKNIVARTTRTLGTLVASGVPILEALNITRETSGNAVFENMYTKIYESIREGESISRPMKEFSRPKFHIMAAFFWFVFIVGPIGVLIYITRMNQRIVDDLVVNMVDVGEETGELDTMLYKVADNYDEEVAVLTESLVSLLEPLMIVVLGVMVGFIVIALFLPLIDLITNLSGGK, from the coding sequence ATGCCGACTTTTCAATTCGAAGCGATGGACGCCACGGGTCAGGAGATCAAGGACCTGATCGAGGCGCCGAGCGAAGAAGAAGCGCAAGCTACGATTCGGCAGATGGGATACTTCGTCACGAAGATCTCAGTCAAGAAGGCCCGGAAGGCAGCTGCCGAAAAGAAGAAAAGCGGCAAGAAAAAAAGTTTCGCCATCGGCGGCGTAAAGTCGAAAGTGCTGACCACCTTTACGCGCCAGTTGTCCATCTTGCAGGACGCCGGCCTGCCGATTCTGCGCAGCTTGCGAATCCTCGAAGGACAGCAGAAGGGCGGGCGTCTGAAGAACAGCTTGATCGACGTCTGCGACGACATCGAATCCGGTTCGACCCTGTCCGAGGCAATGTCGAAGCAGCATAAGGCCTTCGACCGGCTGTACGTCAACATGATCAAGGCCGGCGAGGCGGGTGGTGCCCTGGAAATCATTCTCCGCCGCTTGGCCGAGTTCCAGGAAAAGTCCGAGTCCTTGAAGCGCAAGGTGAAAGGCGCCCTTGTCTACCCGGTGGTCGTGATCACCGTCGCCGTGGGCATCTTGGTCTTCATCATGTACAAGATCGTGCCTGAGTTCATCAAGATCTTCGACGGCTTCGGTCTAAAGCTGCCGGCCATGACCGTGCTGTTGGTGAACCTGAGCTACGCCACGGTCCATTACTGGTACCTGATTCCGGTCATACCCATTAGCTTCTGGCTGACGGTCAAATTGATCCGCAAATTCCGGCACGGGCGAGTCGGCTGGGACACGTTTCTGCTGAAAATTCCGGTCTTCGGCCAGATCATCGAGAAGAACATCGTCGCCCGCACCACGCGCACGCTCGGCACGTTGGTGGCCAGCGGCGTGCCAATTCTCGAAGCCCTGAACATCACGCGCGAAACGTCGGGTAACGCCGTGTTCGAGAACATGTACACCAAAATTTACGAGTCGATTCGCGAAGGCGAATCGATCTCGCGGCCGATGAAGGAGTTCTCGCGCCCCAAGTTTCACATCATGGCGGCCTTTTTCTGGTTCGTCTTCATCGTCGGGCCGATCGGCGTCCTGATCTATATCACGCGGATGAACCAGCGCATCGTCGACGACCTGGTCGTCAACATGGTGGACGTCGGCGAGGAGACGGGCGAGCTCGATACGATGCTCTACAAGGTCGCGGATAATTACGACGAGGAAGTGGCCGTACTCACCGAAAGCCTCGTTAGCTTGCTCGAACCGTTGATGATCGTCGTGCTGGGCGTGATGGTCGGTTTTATCGTGATCGCCTTGTTCCTGCCACTGATCGATTTGATCACCAACCTCTCGGGCGGAAAGTAA
- a CDS encoding type IV pilus twitching motility protein PilT, translating to MGTILIDKLLQTVVTQGASDLHIAVGQPPVLRLHGRMRKLETKVLTGDDTVSLMKSIAPERCQQELQEVGGSDFGFAFGTAARFRVSIFKQKGNIGMVLRQIPTSMLTMEQLRLPEVCKEMIMRPRGLFLVTGPTGSGKSTSLASMINYLNETVDHHIITIEDPIEFYHEHKKSTVNQREVGVDVPSFAEAIRRALRQDPDVILVGEMRDLETIEAAITAAETGHVVFGTLHTTGAQGTVNRIIDVFPTSQQDQIRTQLSTSIIGILSQALLPKIGGGRVAAHELLVVTPAIANLIRENKTFRINSAIQTGMKFGMQLLDDHMFRLWKEGIVSKEEVLFKANSPDDLKRRLQRADEGLDDEVEEKGEKEKKEGHGH from the coding sequence GTGGGTACGATCTTAATTGACAAGCTGTTGCAGACCGTCGTTACCCAAGGGGCTAGCGATCTGCACATCGCTGTCGGCCAGCCACCGGTTCTTCGGTTGCACGGCCGCATGCGCAAGCTCGAGACCAAGGTGCTGACCGGCGATGATACGGTCAGCCTGATGAAGAGCATCGCGCCCGAACGCTGCCAGCAAGAATTGCAAGAAGTTGGTGGTAGCGACTTCGGCTTCGCCTTCGGTACGGCCGCCCGATTCCGTGTTTCCATCTTCAAGCAGAAGGGAAACATCGGGATGGTGCTGCGGCAAATCCCGACGTCCATGCTCACCATGGAGCAGCTACGACTGCCCGAGGTGTGCAAGGAAATGATCATGCGTCCGCGCGGCCTGTTTCTGGTGACCGGTCCCACCGGATCGGGCAAGTCGACCAGCCTGGCCAGTATGATCAATTACCTCAACGAAACCGTCGACCATCACATCATCACGATCGAAGATCCGATCGAGTTCTATCACGAGCACAAGAAGTCGACCGTCAATCAGCGCGAGGTCGGCGTCGACGTGCCGAGCTTCGCCGAAGCTATTCGCCGTGCATTACGACAAGATCCTGACGTGATCCTGGTCGGCGAAATGCGCGACTTGGAAACGATCGAAGCCGCGATCACGGCCGCCGAAACCGGCCACGTTGTGTTCGGAACGTTGCACACGACTGGCGCGCAGGGCACGGTGAACCGCATCATCGACGTGTTCCCCACCAGTCAGCAGGATCAGATCCGCACGCAGCTTTCGACGTCGATCATCGGCATCTTGTCGCAGGCGCTGTTGCCGAAGATCGGGGGGGGCCGCGTCGCGGCGCATGAACTCTTGGTCGTTACCCCGGCCATTGCCAACCTGATCCGTGAGAACAAGACGTTCCGCATCAATTCGGCGATTCAGACCGGCATGAAGTTCGGAATGCAGTTGTTGGACGATCACATGTTCCGCCTGTGGAAGGAGGGGATCGTCAGCAAGGAAGAGGTCCTGTTCAAGGCCAATTCGCCGGACGACTTGAAACGGCGACTACAGCGTGCCGACGAGGGCCTGGATGACGAAGTCGAAGAGAAAGGCGAAAAGGAAAAGAAAGAGGGGCACGGGCACTAA
- a CDS encoding ATPase, T2SS/T4P/T4SS family: MAMRRIGQIFVDLGFITDEQLEMLLEEQQQRPDELLGQVAERMGLVSDDQLAQALAEQMNMQVISLSEVVIPPDVLAYVTEPMAQLYRIIPVSFKNGTLVIAMCDPQKLSILDELRNFLGYDVRAVVATERDVKGALERYYATAESLESLITDMEQDKDIKAAAAMMGREGPIDLTSVEALADSAPVRKLLNMVLLLAIKDHASDLHFEPFENEFKIRIKADGVLYEMVPPPRHLAFAITTRIKVMANLDIAERRLPQDGRIELSVGGHPVDLRVSVLPTMFGESVVMRVLDRSVVKLDLNGVGMNADLMRQFRVVIGKPNGIVLVTGPTGSGKTTTLYSALSELNHIQDKLITTEDPIEYDIDGIVQVPIDASIGNTFAACLRAILRQDPDRILVGEIRDVETAEIAVQASLTGHMVFSTLHTNDAPSTVTRLRDMGVQPFLITATVEAILAQRLVRRICSNCREEVRPSAESLAELQLTQTDVADKKFYRGKGCDNCNNTGYKGRVGLFELMIMNDDLREMVIRNASTDDLRDKARSYGMVPLRDMGMAQCYAGTTTVEEVVRETIVDG; the protein is encoded by the coding sequence ATGGCAATGCGACGTATCGGCCAGATCTTCGTCGATCTGGGGTTCATCACCGACGAGCAACTCGAAATGCTGCTCGAAGAGCAGCAGCAACGTCCTGACGAGTTGCTGGGCCAGGTGGCGGAGCGCATGGGGCTGGTCTCGGACGACCAGTTGGCCCAGGCCCTGGCCGAACAAATGAACATGCAGGTGATCTCCCTCTCGGAGGTCGTTATTCCGCCCGACGTGCTGGCCTACGTTACTGAGCCGATGGCGCAGCTTTACCGCATCATCCCGGTGAGCTTCAAGAACGGCACGCTTGTGATCGCGATGTGCGATCCGCAGAAGCTCTCGATCCTGGACGAGCTGCGCAACTTCCTCGGCTACGACGTCCGCGCGGTCGTCGCCACCGAGCGCGACGTGAAGGGGGCTCTGGAGCGTTACTACGCTACGGCGGAAAGCCTCGAGTCGCTGATCACGGACATGGAGCAGGATAAGGACATCAAGGCCGCGGCGGCCATGATGGGCCGTGAAGGTCCGATCGACCTGACCAGTGTCGAGGCGCTGGCCGACAGCGCGCCGGTCCGCAAGCTATTGAACATGGTGCTGCTGTTGGCCATCAAGGACCATGCCAGCGACTTGCACTTCGAGCCGTTCGAGAACGAGTTCAAGATCCGCATCAAGGCTGACGGCGTCTTGTACGAGATGGTGCCGCCGCCGCGCCACCTGGCTTTCGCCATTACCACCCGTATCAAGGTTATGGCCAATCTCGACATCGCCGAACGACGTTTGCCGCAGGACGGCCGCATCGAGCTATCGGTCGGCGGCCATCCGGTCGACTTGCGCGTCTCGGTGCTGCCGACGATGTTCGGCGAAAGCGTCGTCATGCGGGTCCTCGACCGCTCGGTTGTGAAGCTCGACCTGAATGGCGTCGGCATGAACGCCGACCTGATGCGTCAATTTCGTGTCGTCATCGGCAAGCCCAACGGCATCGTGCTGGTAACCGGCCCCACCGGATCGGGCAAGACGACCACGCTTTATTCGGCGCTGTCAGAATTGAATCATATCCAGGACAAGCTCATCACCACCGAAGACCCGATCGAGTACGACATCGACGGCATCGTGCAGGTGCCGATCGACGCTTCGATCGGCAATACTTTCGCCGCATGCCTGCGGGCCATTCTGCGTCAGGATCCGGATCGCATCCTGGTGGGCGAGATTCGCGACGTGGAAACCGCCGAAATTGCCGTGCAGGCTTCGCTCACAGGCCACATGGTGTTTAGCACCCTGCACACGAACGATGCCCCCAGCACCGTGACGCGGTTGCGCGACATGGGCGTGCAGCCGTTTTTGATCACGGCCACGGTCGAAGCCATCTTGGCCCAGCGGCTCGTGCGGCGCATTTGCAGCAATTGCCGCGAGGAAGTCCGCCCCAGCGCCGAGTCGCTCGCCGAGTTGCAACTGACGCAAACCGACGTGGCAGACAAGAAGTTCTACCGCGGCAAGGGATGCGATAACTGCAACAACACCGGCTACAAAGGGCGCGTCGGGCTCTTCGAGCTGATGATTATGAACGACGACCTGCGTGAGATGGTGATACGCAATGCCTCGACCGACGATTTGCGCGATAAGGCCCGCAGTTACGGCATGGTCCCGCTGCGCGACATGGGCATGGCGCAATGCTACGCCGGAACGACCACTGTCGAAGAAGTCGTACGCGAAACGATCGTCGACGGATAA
- a CDS encoding prepilin-type N-terminal cleavage/methylation domain-containing protein has product MYPEQNIRRQSTNAIRRSQKHSQCATAAPLNNRRGFTLVELLVTIVIIAILAGIVLVAARAAQQAANQANTQALIAKLHGQLMIRYESYRTRRLPINTAGLTAQQSALHRLNAIRELMRMELPDRYSDVMAIPNPNALGLPNLHGLPSSTSAPIVAPYFTYDSASTNQWYKGPIGGNLTLQPTATNLSYQRKCNSNALTPSAEFEDAECLYMILNTGLSDDTVAGELINPDSIGDADNDGMPEFQDAWGRPIRFIRWAPGFISDFQPYDPVNSPSDPHFTAKNHDPFDPLKMQHPFNPSNLTNNDLQAFPLATNYADGMALVPLVYSMGADGIDGIQHPPIDGNGYALASPNWICKFYNYLAAPTNTVIPFSPVPAWPIYNPFAVASPYTTTYPNNSTLVGAPDPTDVDVGYTDNVTNHLLGQQ; this is encoded by the coding sequence ATGTACCCGGAACAGAACATTCGCCGACAATCTACAAACGCCATACGGCGCAGTCAGAAGCATTCGCAGTGCGCCACTGCTGCGCCACTAAACAATCGGCGCGGCTTCACGCTTGTCGAACTGCTGGTCACGATCGTAATCATCGCCATCCTGGCAGGCATCGTTTTGGTGGCCGCGCGCGCCGCCCAACAAGCCGCGAACCAGGCTAACACGCAGGCGCTGATCGCCAAGCTGCACGGCCAATTAATGATCCGCTACGAGTCGTACCGGACGCGACGATTGCCCATCAACACGGCCGGCCTCACTGCACAGCAGTCGGCGCTGCACCGCTTGAATGCGATTCGCGAGTTGATGCGGATGGAGTTGCCCGATCGGTACTCGGACGTGATGGCGATTCCGAATCCGAATGCCCTCGGGTTGCCGAATCTTCACGGACTTCCATCATCAACTTCGGCGCCTATCGTTGCCCCGTACTTTACTTATGACAGCGCAAGTACAAATCAATGGTATAAAGGGCCGATTGGCGGCAACCTTACGCTGCAGCCGACGGCGACGAACCTCTCATACCAGCGCAAATGCAATTCCAACGCGCTGACCCCGAGCGCGGAATTCGAGGACGCGGAATGCCTGTACATGATTCTCAACACGGGGCTCAGCGATGACACCGTGGCGGGTGAACTAATCAACCCGGACAGCATCGGTGATGCCGACAACGACGGTATGCCCGAGTTCCAAGATGCTTGGGGGCGGCCCATTCGCTTCATCCGCTGGGCGCCGGGCTTCATTTCTGACTTTCAGCCTTATGACCCGGTGAACAGTCCCTCAGATCCGCACTTCACCGCAAAGAACCACGACCCCTTCGACCCGTTGAAGATGCAGCATCCGTTTAATCCCAGCAATCTTACAAATAACGATCTGCAAGCGTTTCCTTTAGCAACGAACTACGCGGACGGAATGGCATTGGTCCCGTTGGTTTATTCGATGGGCGCTGACGGAATCGATGGGATTCAACACCCGCCAATCGACGGCAACGGTTATGCGCTGGCCTCGCCAAATTGGATATGCAAGTTCTACAACTACCTCGCAGCGCCGACAAATACCGTAATTCCGTTTTCTCCTGTTCCGGCCTGGCCGATCTATAACCCGTTCGCCGTTGCTTCGCCATACACAACGACTTATCCGAACAACTCTACCCTTGTGGGCGCACCCGATCCTACCGACGTCGACGTCGGCTACACCGATAACGTGACCAATCACTTGCTCGGACAACAATAA
- a CDS encoding ATPase, T2SS/T4P/T4SS family has translation MATGMRDFTEILIRQRVISADQLAEANQMARASNVKVGDALVRLGYASSDDVMRAIAQEHGLDYVNLSEIAIPPSVVELVPESVARENAILPLAKEDDSLKVVVSDPNDLDTLDKLRFILNCKVDIALAPREHIVDAINRHYGQTEGESADSMLQEFTDTAIDFTETVESSDSGGEVVDETSAPIVRLVQLIIAEAVQLRASDIHIEPFEDRVRVRYRIDGVLIERDAAPRRLLGAILSRIKILGKIDIAERRRPQDGRIKVTVGEKELDLRVSVLPTNHGQSVVMRILDKDSIKVGLRQLGLSEEDFRNFNGLVRRPNGIILVTGPTGSGKTTTLYAALNDLNRPDRKIITAEDPVEYYLPGINQVQVSHGIGLDFARIIRSMLRQAPNVILVGEMRDSETAEMGIQASLTGHLVFSTLHTNDAPGAVTRMVDMGVPSYLVASSVIAILAQRLVRVVCTKCKQPYMPSDAVLESAGIRREIAEKAHFMKGKGCGNCQRSGYRGRIGIYELLLMKSKIREMAFQGTSTQELRKVAMANGMKTLYQDGMIKAMKGITSIEEVFRVAKRTGQE, from the coding sequence ATGGCAACAGGGATGCGCGACTTTACTGAGATCTTGATTCGCCAACGGGTCATCAGCGCCGACCAGTTGGCCGAGGCGAATCAGATGGCTCGGGCCTCGAACGTCAAAGTGGGCGATGCCCTAGTGCGTTTGGGCTATGCCAGCAGCGACGATGTCATGCGGGCCATCGCGCAGGAGCATGGGCTCGATTACGTCAATCTGAGCGAAATCGCGATTCCACCATCGGTCGTGGAGTTGGTCCCGGAGTCCGTGGCCCGCGAAAATGCCATTCTGCCCCTGGCAAAAGAGGACGATTCGCTGAAGGTGGTCGTAAGTGATCCGAACGATCTCGATACGCTCGACAAGCTGCGTTTCATCCTCAATTGCAAGGTCGATATCGCCCTGGCGCCCCGTGAACATATCGTCGATGCCATCAACCGGCATTATGGTCAGACGGAAGGCGAAAGCGCCGACTCGATGTTGCAGGAGTTCACTGACACGGCGATCGACTTCACGGAAACCGTCGAGAGCAGCGACTCCGGCGGTGAGGTGGTCGATGAAACTAGCGCCCCCATCGTGCGACTGGTGCAATTGATCATTGCAGAAGCCGTGCAACTGAGGGCCTCGGATATTCACATCGAACCGTTCGAAGATCGTGTCCGCGTTCGTTACCGAATCGATGGCGTGCTGATCGAACGGGACGCAGCCCCCCGCCGACTATTGGGGGCGATCCTCTCCCGCATCAAGATTTTGGGAAAGATCGACATTGCGGAACGCCGTCGCCCCCAGGACGGGCGGATCAAGGTGACAGTCGGCGAAAAAGAGCTCGATCTCCGCGTCAGCGTGCTTCCCACTAACCACGGCCAATCCGTGGTTATGCGTATTTTGGATAAAGACAGCATTAAGGTCGGGCTACGACAGCTCGGGCTCTCGGAAGAGGACTTCCGCAACTTCAACGGACTCGTACGGCGTCCAAATGGGATCATCCTAGTCACCGGCCCGACTGGTTCGGGAAAGACCACCACCCTATATGCCGCGCTCAACGACCTGAACCGTCCCGACCGCAAGATTATCACGGCCGAAGATCCGGTCGAGTACTACCTCCCTGGCATCAATCAGGTGCAAGTGAGCCATGGAATCGGGCTCGACTTCGCCCGAATCATTCGCTCGATGTTGCGGCAGGCACCAAATGTGATTCTGGTGGGCGAGATGCGTGACTCAGAGACGGCAGAGATGGGAATTCAAGCCTCTCTGACGGGACACTTAGTATTTAGCACGCTTCATACGAATGATGCGCCCGGCGCTGTTACACGTATGGTCGACATGGGAGTACCCTCCTATTTGGTGGCTAGCAGCGTGATCGCGATCCTGGCACAGCGTCTGGTGCGCGTGGTTTGTACTAAATGCAAGCAGCCCTATATGCCTTCGGACGCCGTGCTCGAGTCAGCGGGCATTCGCCGCGAGATCGCCGAGAAGGCGCACTTCATGAAGGGGAAAGGGTGCGGAAACTGCCAGCGCAGCGGCTACCGTGGTCGCATCGGCATTTACGAGTTGCTGCTGATGAAATCCAAGATTCGCGAAATGGCCTTCCAGGGAACCTCGACTCAGGAACTCCGTAAGGTGGCGATGGCAAACGGGATGAAGACGCTTTACCAAGATGGAATGATCAAGGCGATGAAGGGGATCACCTCGATCGAAGAGGTCTTCCGAGTCGCCAAGCGAACGGGCCAAGAATGA
- a CDS encoding sigma-70 family RNA polymerase sigma factor: MSSSPQPDALLVDRIRSGEPAAWNDLINRFEGRLLAFVESRLRHRAASEDVVQETFIGFLTSVPNYDVSRPLEGYLFSIAAHKLTDHMRREGRRPALPLAGTSTGGEWDLPGPQRPASSIARSGERKSLESAALVEAIAGLMRRWKQQGDWDKIKCAELLFVRGLPNKEVAKQLGITEQAVANHKFDFLARLRSLVKQSGLPAEVFPELHDK, translated from the coding sequence ATGTCCTCTTCGCCCCAGCCTGACGCCTTGCTGGTGGATCGCATACGCTCGGGCGAGCCGGCAGCCTGGAACGATCTGATCAATCGCTTCGAGGGGCGGCTGCTGGCCTTCGTCGAAAGTCGCCTGCGGCATCGCGCGGCCAGCGAAGACGTCGTACAAGAGACGTTCATCGGCTTCCTCACCAGCGTTCCGAATTACGACGTCAGCCGGCCGCTAGAGGGATATCTGTTCTCGATCGCTGCGCACAAACTGACCGACCATATGCGCCGCGAAGGGCGGCGCCCCGCCCTGCCCCTGGCAGGCACGTCAACCGGCGGCGAATGGGACTTGCCCGGCCCGCAGCGCCCCGCCAGCAGCATCGCCCGCAGCGGCGAACGCAAATCGCTCGAAAGCGCGGCCCTGGTCGAGGCGATCGCCGGGCTGATGCGCCGCTGGAAGCAGCAAGGGGACTGGGACAAGATCAAATGCGCCGAGCTGCTGTTCGTGCGCGGCCTGCCGAATAAAGAAGTCGCCAAGCAACTCGGCATCACCGAGCAAGCCGTGGCGAACCACAAGTTCGACTTCCTGGCCCGCCTGCGCTCGCTCGTGAAACAATCGGGCCTGCCCGCCGAAGTGTTCCCCGAACTCCACGATAAATAA